One region of Drosophila subobscura isolate 14011-0131.10 chromosome J, UCBerk_Dsub_1.0, whole genome shotgun sequence genomic DNA includes:
- the LOC117895793 gene encoding serine/threonine-protein kinase mig-15 isoform X13 yields the protein MAHQQQQQQQLAPSVNCSLDDIDLTALKDPAGIFELIEVVGNGTYGQVYKGRHTKTGQLAAIKVMDVTEDEEEEIKLEINVLKKYSNHRNIATYYGAFIKKSPPGKDDQLWLVMEYCGAGSVTDLVKSTKGQSLKEEWIAYICREILRGLSYLHSNKVIHRDIKGQNVLLTDNAEVKLVDFGVSAQLDRTIGRRNTFIGTPYWMAPEVIACDENPDATYDNRSDLWSLGITALEMAESQPPLCDLHPMRALFLIPRNSPPRLKSKKWSKKFHGFIDTVLVKDYHQRPYTENLLKHGFIKDQPTDRQVRIQLKDHIDRCKKRKQEKEREDYRYSGSDNDDDEPQLAGEHSSIVQAPGGDTLRRNFQQIQEGRLAAEQQQQHHQLMAHAHAQAAADHAAAQAQLHQQQQRQAAAAAAAAEAHVAAAFAAQQAQAQAQAAAQQQQQQQAQAQQQAQAQQPQANRQQKPPSRQQIEEPGPPARPQIPQRLIVVPDPPHANRPLPPTPKCGGGGGGGDQPAGQTPQQQQRNSQNNFKPSLPPRRPEDHLDVLAAQLNELGVVSSQQPQPQTAAAAAGAGAGGAAGAGVQQQAAQPEAPPRSNRGSGSASGGGGIGSSASKPAAVLPQQSNNHLGQPVNPLDPLDSSDSDSEPDEPNDRARNDGTLLASDPPKPLPGLGPVSEDGNTTTPLGSHGSGGPPNRPLPPTPDDDDQAGDRTLIMKRKLEQNINRLQKSASAAAVPRKEEAKLLRDWDFDRFFPKSSSNGAPVAAARASGRASGGSGSGSGSGSSGSPTATASLSRSSQQSTLKVETKLQRASVAEAITRPVPRGYQPLKGATSIDKKRTTPATGAASSTSMSQHKRQESDSKLPMNFVRGFRRENSDFFPLTKRHSAVLSGTTSSNNSSSSNSNSGGTASTQQLQSPQMVQINQRASAMYQRNSIYNSSATASGSSKSKTTSTTPAAGRAAAAGGAAAVAGKSGAGTPATPAVKSSWANLDFLRPRREKTESVIVLQNAASRAHQQQQQQQAQAQQLQQQQQQQQQQQQQNRGVGGGGGSGGGGGSSGVGADGSVLGTPGTRTSSVLPDLLSQASPATPPRHDKSSSEEKQRSFLTFGFGAGGSGPSRRESHVNVNVTPTSHEAANDTPEIRKYKKRFNSEILCAALWGVNLLIGTENGLMLLDRSGQGKVYQLISRRRFQQMEVLEGQNILVTISGKKNRVRVYYLSWLKSKILRTDGLSDQVERRNGWINVGDLQGAVHFKIVKYERIKFLVIALKDSIEIYAWAPKPYHKFMAFKNFGELEHRPLLVDLTIEDQSRLKVIYGSAEGFHAVDLDSAEVYDIYLPKHGAIIPHCIVALPNSNGMQLLLCYDNEGVYVNTVGRVSKNIVLQWGEMPTSVAYIGTGQIMGWGNKAIEIRSVESGHLDGVFMHKKAQRLKFLCERNDKVFFSSAKGASSCQIYFMTLNKPGMANW from the exons GGCCGTCACACAAAGACTGGACAATTGGCTGCCATAAAGGTGATGGATGTCaccgaggacgaggaggaggagatcaaGCTGGAGATCAACGTGTTGAAGAAATACTCAAATCATCGCAACATTGCCACCTACTATGGGGCGTTCATTAAGAAGTCGCCGCCCGGCAAGGACGACCAGCTGTGGCTGGTGATGGAGTACTGTGGCGCTGGCTCTGTCACGGATCTGGTGAAATCCACCAAGGGACAGAGCCTCAAGGAGGAGTGGATCGCCTACATATGCCGCGAGATACTGCGCGGCCTCAGCTACTTGCACTCGAACAAAGTCATCCATCGGGACATCAAGGGCCAGAACGTTCTGCTCACAGACAACGCAGAGGTGAAGCTGGTGGACTTTGGTGTCTCCGCGCAGCTGGACCGCACGATAGGCAGAAGGAATACATTCATTG GTACTCCCTATTGGATGGCGCCGGAGGTCATTGCCTGCGACGAGAATCCCGATGCCACATACGACAATCGCTCGGACCTGTGGTCGCTGGGGATCACTGCCTTGGAGATGGCTGAGTCACAGCCGCCGCTGTGCGATCTGCATCCGATGCGCGCCCTCTTCTTGATTCCACGCAACTCGCCGCCGCGCCTCAAATCGAAGAAGTGGTCCAAGAAATTCCACGGATTCATTGACACGGTGTTGG TGAAGGACTACCATCAGCGGCCTTATACCGAGAATCTGCTGAAGCATGGCTTCATCAAGGACCAGCCGACGGACCGGCAGGTGCGCATCCAGCTGAAGGACCACATCGATCGCTGCAAGAAGCgcaagcaggagaaggagcgcgagGACTATCGCTACTCGggcagcgacaacgacgacgatgagccGCAGCTGGCGGGCGAGCATAGCTCCATTGTCCAGGCCCCGGGCGGCGACACCTTGCGCCGCAACTTCCAGCAGATCCAGGAGGGTCGGCTCGcggccgagcagcagcagcagcaccaccagctgaTGGCCCACGCCCATGCGCAGGCAGCGGCCGATCATGCGGCCGCCCAGGCGCAGttgcaccagcaacagcagcgccaggcagccgcggcggcggcggcagccgaGGCCCACGTGGCAGCGGCATTTGCAGCgcaacaggcacaggcacaggcgcaggcagccgcgcaacaacagcagcagcagcaggcacaggcgcagcagcaggcacaggcgcagcagccgcaggcaAACCGACAGCAGAAACCGCCATCG CGTCAGCAGATCGAGGAGCCAGGCCCGCCGGCAAGGCCACAAATCCCACAGCGTCTGATTGTGGTGCCAGATCCACCGCATGCCAATCGGCCATTGCCACCGACCCCGAAGtgtggcggaggaggaggaggaggcgatCAGCCAGCGGGTCagacgccacagcagcagcagcgcaattCGCAGAATAACTTCAAGCCATCG ttacCACCAAGGAGACCTGAG GATCATTTGGATGTGTTAGCGGCACAATTAAATGAATTGGGCGTGGTCTCCTctcaacagccgcagccacagacagcagcagcagcagctggagccggagccggaggtGCAGCCGGTGCAGGGgtacagcagcaggcggcccaACCGGAGGCGCCACCACGCAGCAACCGGGGGTCGGGGTCCGCCTCGGGTGGCGGCGGCATAGGATCATCCGCATCGAAGCCAGCCGCCGTGCTGCCACAGCAGTCCAACAATCATCTGGGACAGCCCGTGAACCCGTTGGATCCGTTGGACAGCAGCGATTCGGACAGCGAGCCGGATGAGCCGAACGATCGTGCCCGAAACGATGGCACACTGTTGGCCAGCGATCCGCCCAAGCCACT GCCTGGTCTGGGACCCGTCTCCGAGGACGGCAACACGACAACGCCCCTTGGCAGCCATGGCAGCGGAGGGCCACCGAATCGGCCACTGCCACCAACGCCCGATGACGATGATCAGGCAGGAGATCGTACGCTGATCATGAAGCGC AAACTCGAACAGAATATAAATCGCCTGCAAAAGTCAGcatccgctgccgctgtgccACGCAAGGAGGAGGCAAAGCTGCTCAGGGACTGGGACTTTGATCGATTCTTTCCAAAGAGCTCCAGCAATGGAGCACCCGTAGCTGCAGCAcgtgccagtggcagagccagcggcggcagtggcagtggcagtggaagtggaagcagtGGCAGCCCCACAGCGACGGCCAGCCTCAGTCGCAGCTCGCAGCAGAGCACGCTCAAGGTGGAGACGAAGCTGCAGAGGGCCAGCGTGGCGGAGGCCATTACCAGGCCAGTGCCCAGGGGCTATCAGCCGCTAAAGGGTGCCACAAGTATTGATAAAAAGAGAACAACTCCCGCCACTGGAGCCGCTAGCAGCACTTCGATGTCGCAGCACAAACGCCAGGAGTCGGACTCCAAGCTGCCGATGAACTTTGTGCGCGGCTTTCGGCGAGAGAACTCGGACTTTTTCCCGCTAACCAAACGCCACTCTGCAGTGCTGAgcggcaccaccagcagcaacaacagcagcagcagcaacagcaacagcggcggcaCAGCCTccacgcagcagctgcagtcgccACAAATGGTTCAAATCAACCAGAGAGCCAGTGCCATGTACCAAAGGAACAGCATTTACAACagcagtgccacagccagtggcagcagcaagagcaagaccaccagcaccactccagcagcaggaagagcagcagcagcaggaggagcagcagcagtggctggcAAGTCGGGAGCAGGAACTCCGGCAACTCCTGCCGTCAAATCAAGCTGGGCGAATCTTGATTTCTTGCGTCCGCGTCGCGAAAAGACTGAATCCGTCATTGTGTTGCAGAATGCTGCATCTCGagcccatcagcagcaacagcagcagcaggcgcaggcgcaacagttgcagcagcaacaacaacaacagcaacagcagcagcagcag AATCGCGGAGttggcggcggaggaggcagcggcggcggcggtggcagcagcggagTTGGCGCCGATGGCAGCGTTTTGGGTACACCCGGAACCCGCACCAGCAGCGTACTGCCCGATCTTCTTAGCCAGGCATCGCCGGCCACGCCGCCACGCCACGACAAGTCATCCAGTGAGGAG aaacaacgCAGTTTCCTTACCTTCGGTTTCGGGGCCGGCGGCTCCGGCCCGTCGCGTCGTGAGTCGCACGTGAATGTCAATGTGACGCCCACCTCCCACGAGGCGGCCAACGATACGCCCGAGATTCGTAAGTATAAGAAGCGCTTCAATTCGGAGATACTCTGTGCGGCGCTATGGGGCGTCAATCTGCTGATTGGCACAGAGAATGGCCTAATGCTGCTCGATCGTTCCGGCCAGGGAAAG GTCTATCAACTCATCTCAAGACGCCGCTTCCAGCAAATGGAAGTGCTAGAGGGTCAAAACATATTGGTTACCATATCCGGCAAGAAGAATCGCGTGCGTGTCTACTACTTGTCCTGGCTCAAGTCGAAAATCTTGCGCACCGATGGACTCTCCGAT CAAGTGGAGCGTCGCAATGGTTGGATTAACGTGGGTGATCTGCAAGGTGCTGTACATTTTAAGATTGTCAAATACGAGAGGATTAAGTTCCTAGTGATTGCATTAAAAGACTCTATTGAAATATATGCATGGGCTCCCAAACCATATCacaaatttatggcatttaag AATTTTGGTGAATTGGAACATCGCCCGCTTTTGGTCGATCTCACAATTGAAGATCAGTCGAGACTGAAGGTGATTTATGGCTCGGCCGAGGGTTTCCATGCGGTTGATTTGGATTCAGCTGAAGTATACGACATTTATCTTCCCAAACAT GGTGCAATCATTCCGCATTGTATTGTGGCGCTTCCGAACTCCAATGggatgcaactgctgctgtgctACGACAATGAAGGTGTCTACGTGAATACTGTGGGTCGTGTATCCAAGAATATTGTCCTCCAG TGGGGAGAGATGCCCACCTCAGTGGCATACATTGGCACTGGACAAATCATGGGCTGGGGAAACAAAGCAATAGAG ATACGTTCCGTTGAGAGCGGCCATTTGGATGGTGTGTTTATGCACAAGAAGGCGCAGCGCTTGAAATTCCTTTGCGAGCGCAATGACAAAGTATTCTTCAGCAGTGCCAAAGGTGCTTCATCGTGTCAAATCTACTTTATGACGCTCAACAAGCCAGGCATGGCCAATTGGTAA
- the LOC117895793 gene encoding mitogen-activated protein kinase kinase kinase kinase 4 isoform X3, which yields MAHQQQQQQQLAPSVNCSLDDIDLTALKDPAGIFELIEVVGNGTYGQVYKGRHTKTGQLAAIKVMDVTEDEEEEIKLEINVLKKYSNHRNIATYYGAFIKKSPPGKDDQLWLVMEYCGAGSVTDLVKSTKGQSLKEEWIAYICREILRGLSYLHSNKVIHRDIKGQNVLLTDNAEVKLVDFGVSAQLDRTIGRRNTFIGTPYWMAPEVIACDENPDATYDNRSDLWSLGITALEMAESQPPLCDLHPMRALFLIPRNSPPRLKSKKWSKKFHGFIDTVLVKDYHQRPYTENLLKHGFIKDQPTDRQVRIQLKDHIDRCKKRKQEKEREDYRYSGSDNDDDEPQLAGEHSSIVQAPGGDTLRRNFQQIQEGRLAAEQQQQHHQLMAHAHAQAAADHAAAQAQLHQQQQRQAAAAAAAAEAHVAAAFAAQQAQAQAQAAAQQQQQQQAQAQQQAQAQQPQANRQQKPPSRQQIEEPGPPARPQIPQRLIVVPDPPHANRPLPPTPKCGGGGGGGDQPAGQTPQQQQRNSQNNFKPSLPPRRPEDHLDVLAAQLNELGVVSSQQPQPQTAAAAAGAGAGGAAGAGVQQQAAQPEAPPRSNRGSGSASGGGGIGSSASKPAAVLPQQSNNHLGQPVNPLDPLDSSDSDSEPDEPNDRARNDGTLLASDPPKPLPGLGPVSEDGNTTTPLGSHGSGGPPNRPLPPTPDDDDQAGDRTLIMKRKLEQNINRLQKSASAAAVPRKEEAKLLRDWDFDRFFPKSSSNGAPVAAARASGRASGGSGSGSGSGSSGSPTATASLSRSSQQSTLKVETKLQRASVAEAITRPVPRGYQPLKGATSIDKKRTTPATGAASSTSMSQHKRQESDSKLPMNFVRGFRRENSDFFPLTKRHSAVLSGTTSSNNSSSSNSNSGGTASTQQLQSPQMVQINQRASAMYQRNSIYNSSATASGSSKSKTTSTTPAAGRAAAAGGAAAVAGKSGAGTPATPAVKSSWANLDFLRPRREKTESVIVLQNAASRAHQQQQQQQAQAQQLQQQQQQQQQQQQQNRGVGGGGGSGGGGGSSGVGADGSVLGTPGTRTSSVLPDLLSQASPATPPRHDKSSSEEYQAAISSSVHSTPSKSFIASSGSANGAAIGGHGLGGGSVVGGVIISSSSNNSPQSTISLASSSSNSRQNSPKNSISKTRSTSSITNLLHKSASSSSANIHHLTPCSSTSSSNANAPLTASLSALLPPHAYALQQKQRSFLTFGFGAGGSGPSRRESHVNVNVTPTSHEAANDTPEIRKYKKRFNSEILCAALWGVNLLIGTENGLMLLDRSGQGKVYQLISRRRFQQMEVLEGQNILVTISGKKNRVRVYYLSWLKSKILRTDGLSDQVERRNGWINVGDLQGAVHFKIVKYERIKFLVIALKDSIEIYAWAPKPYHKFMAFKNFGELEHRPLLVDLTIEDQSRLKVIYGSAEGFHAVDLDSAEVYDIYLPKHTQGAIIPHCIVALPNSNGMQLLLCYDNEGVYVNTVGRVSKNIVLQWGEMPTSVAYIGTGQIMGWGNKAIEIRSVESGHLDGVFMHKKAQRLKFLCERNDKVFFSSAKGASSCQIYFMTLNKPGMANW from the exons GGCCGTCACACAAAGACTGGACAATTGGCTGCCATAAAGGTGATGGATGTCaccgaggacgaggaggaggagatcaaGCTGGAGATCAACGTGTTGAAGAAATACTCAAATCATCGCAACATTGCCACCTACTATGGGGCGTTCATTAAGAAGTCGCCGCCCGGCAAGGACGACCAGCTGTGGCTGGTGATGGAGTACTGTGGCGCTGGCTCTGTCACGGATCTGGTGAAATCCACCAAGGGACAGAGCCTCAAGGAGGAGTGGATCGCCTACATATGCCGCGAGATACTGCGCGGCCTCAGCTACTTGCACTCGAACAAAGTCATCCATCGGGACATCAAGGGCCAGAACGTTCTGCTCACAGACAACGCAGAGGTGAAGCTGGTGGACTTTGGTGTCTCCGCGCAGCTGGACCGCACGATAGGCAGAAGGAATACATTCATTG GTACTCCCTATTGGATGGCGCCGGAGGTCATTGCCTGCGACGAGAATCCCGATGCCACATACGACAATCGCTCGGACCTGTGGTCGCTGGGGATCACTGCCTTGGAGATGGCTGAGTCACAGCCGCCGCTGTGCGATCTGCATCCGATGCGCGCCCTCTTCTTGATTCCACGCAACTCGCCGCCGCGCCTCAAATCGAAGAAGTGGTCCAAGAAATTCCACGGATTCATTGACACGGTGTTGG TGAAGGACTACCATCAGCGGCCTTATACCGAGAATCTGCTGAAGCATGGCTTCATCAAGGACCAGCCGACGGACCGGCAGGTGCGCATCCAGCTGAAGGACCACATCGATCGCTGCAAGAAGCgcaagcaggagaaggagcgcgagGACTATCGCTACTCGggcagcgacaacgacgacgatgagccGCAGCTGGCGGGCGAGCATAGCTCCATTGTCCAGGCCCCGGGCGGCGACACCTTGCGCCGCAACTTCCAGCAGATCCAGGAGGGTCGGCTCGcggccgagcagcagcagcagcaccaccagctgaTGGCCCACGCCCATGCGCAGGCAGCGGCCGATCATGCGGCCGCCCAGGCGCAGttgcaccagcaacagcagcgccaggcagccgcggcggcggcggcagccgaGGCCCACGTGGCAGCGGCATTTGCAGCgcaacaggcacaggcacaggcgcaggcagccgcgcaacaacagcagcagcagcaggcacaggcgcagcagcaggcacaggcgcagcagccgcaggcaAACCGACAGCAGAAACCGCCATCG CGTCAGCAGATCGAGGAGCCAGGCCCGCCGGCAAGGCCACAAATCCCACAGCGTCTGATTGTGGTGCCAGATCCACCGCATGCCAATCGGCCATTGCCACCGACCCCGAAGtgtggcggaggaggaggaggaggcgatCAGCCAGCGGGTCagacgccacagcagcagcagcgcaattCGCAGAATAACTTCAAGCCATCG ttacCACCAAGGAGACCTGAG GATCATTTGGATGTGTTAGCGGCACAATTAAATGAATTGGGCGTGGTCTCCTctcaacagccgcagccacagacagcagcagcagcagctggagccggagccggaggtGCAGCCGGTGCAGGGgtacagcagcaggcggcccaACCGGAGGCGCCACCACGCAGCAACCGGGGGTCGGGGTCCGCCTCGGGTGGCGGCGGCATAGGATCATCCGCATCGAAGCCAGCCGCCGTGCTGCCACAGCAGTCCAACAATCATCTGGGACAGCCCGTGAACCCGTTGGATCCGTTGGACAGCAGCGATTCGGACAGCGAGCCGGATGAGCCGAACGATCGTGCCCGAAACGATGGCACACTGTTGGCCAGCGATCCGCCCAAGCCACT GCCTGGTCTGGGACCCGTCTCCGAGGACGGCAACACGACAACGCCCCTTGGCAGCCATGGCAGCGGAGGGCCACCGAATCGGCCACTGCCACCAACGCCCGATGACGATGATCAGGCAGGAGATCGTACGCTGATCATGAAGCGC AAACTCGAACAGAATATAAATCGCCTGCAAAAGTCAGcatccgctgccgctgtgccACGCAAGGAGGAGGCAAAGCTGCTCAGGGACTGGGACTTTGATCGATTCTTTCCAAAGAGCTCCAGCAATGGAGCACCCGTAGCTGCAGCAcgtgccagtggcagagccagcggcggcagtggcagtggcagtggaagtggaagcagtGGCAGCCCCACAGCGACGGCCAGCCTCAGTCGCAGCTCGCAGCAGAGCACGCTCAAGGTGGAGACGAAGCTGCAGAGGGCCAGCGTGGCGGAGGCCATTACCAGGCCAGTGCCCAGGGGCTATCAGCCGCTAAAGGGTGCCACAAGTATTGATAAAAAGAGAACAACTCCCGCCACTGGAGCCGCTAGCAGCACTTCGATGTCGCAGCACAAACGCCAGGAGTCGGACTCCAAGCTGCCGATGAACTTTGTGCGCGGCTTTCGGCGAGAGAACTCGGACTTTTTCCCGCTAACCAAACGCCACTCTGCAGTGCTGAgcggcaccaccagcagcaacaacagcagcagcagcaacagcaacagcggcggcaCAGCCTccacgcagcagctgcagtcgccACAAATGGTTCAAATCAACCAGAGAGCCAGTGCCATGTACCAAAGGAACAGCATTTACAACagcagtgccacagccagtggcagcagcaagagcaagaccaccagcaccactccagcagcaggaagagcagcagcagcaggaggagcagcagcagtggctggcAAGTCGGGAGCAGGAACTCCGGCAACTCCTGCCGTCAAATCAAGCTGGGCGAATCTTGATTTCTTGCGTCCGCGTCGCGAAAAGACTGAATCCGTCATTGTGTTGCAGAATGCTGCATCTCGagcccatcagcagcaacagcagcagcaggcgcaggcgcaacagttgcagcagcaacaacaacaacagcaacagcagcagcagcag AATCGCGGAGttggcggcggaggaggcagcggcggcggcggtggcagcagcggagTTGGCGCCGATGGCAGCGTTTTGGGTACACCCGGAACCCGCACCAGCAGCGTACTGCCCGATCTTCTTAGCCAGGCATCGCCGGCCACGCCGCCACGCCACGACAAGTCATCCAGTGAGGAG TATCAAGCGGCCATCAGTTCATCCGTGCATTCCACGCCATCGAAATCGTTTATCGctagcagcggcagcgccaacGGAGCCGCCATCGGTGGCCACGGCCTTGGTGGTGGTAGCGTCGTCGGTGGTGTGAttattagcagcagcagcaataattcACCACAGTCGACGATATCGCtggcctcgtcctcgtcgaaTTCGCGACAGAACTCGCCAAAGAATTCGATCAGTAAGACGCGTTCCACCAGCAGTATTACTAATTTATTGCACAAATCTGCTTCTTCCTCCTCTGCGAACATCCACCACCTGACGCCCTGCTCGTCGACGTCGTCATCGAATGCGAATGCACCGCTAACGGCCTCGTTGAGCGCCCTCTTGCCACCGCACGCGTACGCgctgcaacagaaacaacgCAGTTTCCTTACCTTCGGTTTCGGGGCCGGCGGCTCCGGCCCGTCGCGTCGTGAGTCGCACGTGAATGTCAATGTGACGCCCACCTCCCACGAGGCGGCCAACGATACGCCCGAGATTCGTAAGTATAAGAAGCGCTTCAATTCGGAGATACTCTGTGCGGCGCTATGGGGCGTCAATCTGCTGATTGGCACAGAGAATGGCCTAATGCTGCTCGATCGTTCCGGCCAGGGAAAG GTCTATCAACTCATCTCAAGACGCCGCTTCCAGCAAATGGAAGTGCTAGAGGGTCAAAACATATTGGTTACCATATCCGGCAAGAAGAATCGCGTGCGTGTCTACTACTTGTCCTGGCTCAAGTCGAAAATCTTGCGCACCGATGGACTCTCCGAT CAAGTGGAGCGTCGCAATGGTTGGATTAACGTGGGTGATCTGCAAGGTGCTGTACATTTTAAGATTGTCAAATACGAGAGGATTAAGTTCCTAGTGATTGCATTAAAAGACTCTATTGAAATATATGCATGGGCTCCCAAACCATATCacaaatttatggcatttaag AATTTTGGTGAATTGGAACATCGCCCGCTTTTGGTCGATCTCACAATTGAAGATCAGTCGAGACTGAAGGTGATTTATGGCTCGGCCGAGGGTTTCCATGCGGTTGATTTGGATTCAGCTGAAGTATACGACATTTATCTTCCCAAACAT ACTCAGGGTGCAATCATTCCGCATTGTATTGTGGCGCTTCCGAACTCCAATGggatgcaactgctgctgtgctACGACAATGAAGGTGTCTACGTGAATACTGTGGGTCGTGTATCCAAGAATATTGTCCTCCAG TGGGGAGAGATGCCCACCTCAGTGGCATACATTGGCACTGGACAAATCATGGGCTGGGGAAACAAAGCAATAGAG ATACGTTCCGTTGAGAGCGGCCATTTGGATGGTGTGTTTATGCACAAGAAGGCGCAGCGCTTGAAATTCCTTTGCGAGCGCAATGACAAAGTATTCTTCAGCAGTGCCAAAGGTGCTTCATCGTGTCAAATCTACTTTATGACGCTCAACAAGCCAGGCATGGCCAATTGGTAA